Proteins from one Candidatus Zixiibacteriota bacterium genomic window:
- a CDS encoding YggS family pyridoxal phosphate-dependent enzyme, with product MDGGNDISRNCRQFWERLAAVAGRCGRNPAEIDVIAVAKTKPLADVLAAVSAGMRQIGENKVQEAQAKYGEAKREFTLHMIGHLQSNKAKAAVELFDTIQSVDSLKLAQAIDKEAERLGKVMPIMLEVNTSRETQKFGLAVEATSEVLGQALELKNVRLQGLMTIAPFVDEESPVRGAFRELRELLERIKSEYPTATAFNELSMGMSDDWELAVAEGATMIRIGRALFGERN from the coding sequence ATGGACGGCGGCAACGATATCAGCCGCAATTGCCGGCAGTTTTGGGAGCGGCTGGCGGCGGTTGCCGGCCGGTGCGGGCGCAATCCGGCCGAAATCGACGTGATTGCGGTCGCCAAGACGAAGCCGCTGGCGGATGTGTTGGCCGCGGTCAGCGCCGGAATGCGGCAGATCGGCGAGAATAAGGTGCAGGAAGCGCAGGCCAAATATGGCGAGGCCAAGCGCGAATTTACTCTGCACATGATCGGCCACCTGCAGAGCAACAAGGCGAAGGCGGCGGTCGAGCTGTTCGATACGATCCAGTCGGTGGACTCGCTCAAGCTGGCGCAGGCAATCGACAAGGAAGCTGAGCGACTCGGTAAAGTGATGCCAATCATGCTCGAAGTGAACACGAGCCGCGAGACGCAGAAGTTTGGACTGGCGGTGGAGGCGACGAGCGAGGTGCTCGGGCAGGCGCTGGAATTGAAGAATGTGCGCTTGCAGGGGCTGATGACGATCGCGCCGTTTGTGGATGAGGAATCACCGGTGCGGGGGGCGTTCCGGGAACTGCGAGAATTGCTGGAGCGAATCAAGTCGGAATATCCTACGGCGACGGCGTTCAACGAGTTGTCGATGGGAATGTCGGACGATTGGGAATTGGCCGTGGCGGAAGGCGCGACGATGATACGGATCGGGCGCGCGCTGTTTGGAGAAAGGAACTGA
- a CDS encoding protein kinase yields the protein MSLAPGQMLGPYKIVDRAGAGGMGEVFKAHDTRLDRTVAIKVLPALYAGNTALRSRFEREAKAISSLNHPHICTLYDIGRENGTDYLVLEYLEGQTLTERLKQGPLGLDELLRYGVQIADALEQAHRQGLVHRDLKPQNIIITKNGAKLLDFGLAKLQVHDGVVEGVSGITRSTPLTGEGTIIGTIQYMAPEQLEGKEVDKRSDIFAFGAVLYETATGQRAFQASSQASLIAAILTKEPRGLAELQPLTPPMLERAIKQCLAKDPDQRWQSAGDLKRTLQWISEGGSQIGLPTPVALRRKRQLHLGWVLATLATLALAILAFVHFSQPRPEAAVMRFTVPVPEGLTTIMWPRLSPDGSMIAFLGRDSTTVVKIYVRALHSLTSYSLPGTENAGRPFWSPDSKSLAYFVGNQLKKSPAQGGPAQLICEVNNGADGSWGAAGVILFDGSNNDSIRRVSASGGTAVAATTIRRTRGEMYHAWPCFLPDGEHFLYLACGDSLSQTRGGQSLHVASLDGAVDQEIGRVFSRVEVTRDGQLLHSRDGVLYSTKIDLEALALEGEAVPIAENISFRDELAHFGASAAGTLVYRTGPSNNANNVLTWFDRRGAEMGTEGDAADFQDIALSPDGLRLAYGMGDPRSLKSDIWIRDLKRGVSSRLTFEDEDEIWPIWSPDGSRILYAQNSKGVYAISERQGNGIGDARLVFAAGNKNSGPSCWAPDGKSFIVAVLDAAFDIKQISVQDSADSRWLVKTPADEGNGVLSPNGRYLVYSSNETGQREIFVRDLGPAGGKWQISADNGTTARWRADGKELVYCTRTFDFKSVEVNTTGPTFEAGRPVKLFNRRFAISNIVQFRWDMTPDAQRFLINAPRTETSSGEFIVVLNWAEELKKP from the coding sequence ATGTCCCTCGCACCCGGACAGATGCTCGGACCCTACAAGATCGTCGACCGCGCCGGCGCCGGCGGGATGGGCGAGGTCTTCAAAGCTCACGACACACGCCTGGATCGCACGGTTGCGATCAAGGTACTGCCCGCGTTGTACGCCGGCAACACTGCCCTGCGCTCGCGGTTTGAGCGCGAAGCTAAGGCGATTTCGAGCCTGAATCACCCTCACATCTGCACGCTCTATGACATCGGTCGCGAGAACGGCACCGACTACCTGGTGCTTGAATATCTCGAGGGACAGACATTGACGGAGCGACTCAAGCAAGGCCCGCTGGGGCTGGACGAGCTGCTGCGCTACGGGGTCCAGATTGCCGACGCGCTGGAGCAAGCGCATCGGCAGGGGTTAGTACATCGGGATCTCAAGCCGCAGAATATCATCATCACCAAGAACGGCGCGAAGTTGCTCGATTTCGGACTGGCCAAGCTTCAGGTGCATGACGGCGTGGTAGAAGGAGTCAGCGGGATCACGCGTTCGACGCCGCTGACGGGCGAAGGCACGATCATCGGTACGATTCAGTATATGGCGCCGGAGCAACTCGAGGGCAAGGAAGTGGACAAGCGCAGCGACATCTTTGCCTTCGGGGCGGTGCTCTACGAGACGGCGACCGGGCAGCGGGCATTTCAGGCCTCGAGCCAGGCCAGCCTGATTGCGGCGATTCTGACGAAGGAGCCGCGCGGGCTAGCGGAATTGCAGCCGCTGACACCACCGATGTTGGAGCGCGCGATCAAGCAATGCCTGGCGAAGGATCCAGATCAGCGCTGGCAGTCAGCGGGAGATCTAAAGCGCACGTTGCAGTGGATAAGCGAAGGCGGCTCGCAAATTGGATTGCCGACACCGGTGGCACTGCGGCGCAAGCGACAGCTGCATCTAGGCTGGGTGCTGGCGACGTTGGCGACACTCGCGCTGGCGATATTGGCGTTTGTTCATTTTTCTCAGCCCCGGCCGGAAGCGGCGGTGATGCGATTCACAGTGCCGGTGCCGGAGGGTCTCACGACAATAATGTGGCCGCGCCTTTCGCCGGACGGATCAATGATTGCTTTTCTCGGGCGCGACTCAACTACGGTAGTCAAGATCTATGTGCGCGCTCTCCATTCTCTGACATCGTACAGCCTGCCGGGCACGGAGAATGCCGGTCGACCGTTTTGGTCGCCGGACAGCAAGTCATTGGCCTACTTTGTCGGAAACCAGTTGAAAAAGAGCCCAGCGCAAGGCGGCCCGGCGCAGTTGATCTGTGAGGTCAATAACGGCGCTGACGGTTCCTGGGGTGCGGCCGGAGTCATCCTGTTTGATGGCAGCAATAACGACTCGATCCGGCGCGTATCGGCATCCGGCGGAACAGCCGTTGCGGCAACGACGATCAGACGCACGCGCGGCGAGATGTATCACGCCTGGCCGTGTTTTTTACCAGACGGTGAGCATTTTCTATATCTGGCCTGCGGCGATTCCCTGTCGCAGACGCGCGGCGGACAGTCGCTGCATGTCGCCAGTCTCGACGGCGCCGTCGATCAGGAGATCGGACGCGTCTTCAGTCGGGTGGAGGTGACGCGCGACGGCCAGCTCCTTCACAGCCGCGATGGCGTCTTGTATTCGACCAAAATCGACCTGGAAGCACTGGCACTCGAGGGCGAGGCGGTTCCGATCGCGGAGAACATCTCTTTCCGCGACGAACTGGCGCACTTCGGGGCGTCGGCGGCAGGAACGCTGGTCTATCGGACCGGTCCGTCGAACAACGCCAACAACGTCTTGACCTGGTTTGATCGTCGCGGAGCCGAAATGGGTACCGAAGGCGATGCTGCTGATTTTCAGGACATTGCGCTGTCACCGGACGGATTGCGTTTGGCGTACGGCATGGGTGATCCGCGCAGCCTCAAGAGCGACATCTGGATTCGTGATCTCAAGCGGGGTGTGTCATCTCGACTGACCTTTGAAGATGAGGATGAGATCTGGCCGATCTGGTCGCCCGATGGCAGTCGTATCCTTTATGCACAGAACAGCAAGGGTGTCTATGCCATCTCCGAGCGCCAGGGCAATGGCATCGGCGATGCTCGCCTCGTTTTCGCCGCCGGCAATAAGAACAGCGGTCCGTCTTGCTGGGCTCCCGACGGCAAGTCCTTCATCGTTGCGGTGTTGGATGCAGCGTTTGATATCAAACAGATCAGCGTCCAAGATTCGGCCGATTCAAGGTGGCTGGTGAAGACTCCGGCGGACGAGGGCAATGGAGTGCTCTCGCCGAACGGGCGGTACTTGGTATACTCCAGCAATGAGACTGGCCAGCGCGAGATTTTCGTTCGTGATCTGGGTCCGGCCGGAGGAAAATGGCAGATTTCTGCCGACAACGGTACGACCGCGAGATGGCGCGCCGATGGCAAGGAACTGGTTTACTGCACGCGGACATTCGACTTCAAATCGGTTGAGGTCAACACGACCGGGCCGACTTTCGAAGCCGGGCGACCAGTGAAGTTGTTCAATCGTCGCTTCGCCATCTCAAACATCGTGCAATTCCGTTGGGACATGACCCCCGACGCCCAGCGCTTCCTGATCAACGCGCCACGAACAGAGACATCTTCCGGAGAGTTTATTGTGGTCCTCAACTGGGCGGAAGAGCTGAAAAAGCCGTAG
- the lspA gene encoding signal peptidase II, translating to MSWSDSLRWTNTNRYLFGLASLSGLIFVIDQITKQIALKHLSAVTSTPVWDDLLRLTLVFNEGGAFSTRLGTSYFYTFASVLVMIIVVTVIYRDAGKNRKLDLALALVLGGALGNLTDRLQFGSVIDFIDFDFPDIAIPSGKILFINFPGYALDRWPVFNVADSAITVGMVLLVVALIFDSRKKHCELNPVNDSAAV from the coding sequence ATGTCCTGGTCTGATTCGCTACGCTGGACGAACACCAACCGCTATCTTTTCGGGCTCGCTTCCCTCTCCGGCCTCATCTTTGTCATCGATCAAATCACCAAGCAGATTGCGCTGAAGCACTTGAGCGCGGTGACCAGCACTCCGGTGTGGGACGATTTGCTGCGACTGACGCTGGTGTTTAACGAGGGGGGCGCGTTTTCAACGCGGCTGGGGACTTCGTATTTCTACACCTTCGCCTCGGTACTGGTGATGATCATCGTGGTGACGGTGATTTACCGCGACGCCGGCAAGAACCGCAAGCTTGACCTGGCGCTGGCGCTGGTCCTGGGGGGCGCGCTGGGCAATTTGACCGACCGCCTGCAGTTCGGCTCGGTGATCGACTTTATTGATTTCGATTTCCCCGATATTGCGATTCCCTCCGGCAAGATTCTGTTCATCAACTTCCCGGGCTATGCGCTCGATCGCTGGCCGGTGTTCAACGTTGCCGACTCGGCGATCACGGTCGGGATGGTACTGCTCGTGGTCGCACTGATTTTCGATTCCCGCAAGAAGCATTGTGAGCTTAATCCAGTTAACGATTCCGCGGCTGTCTGA
- a CDS encoding DivIVA domain-containing protein, with the protein MAITPVDLRNATFEKKMRGYSPLDVDALINEAAGEIERLINVNSDLQRQVLSLEDKLATFQNLEKSLKEALVTAQQAAEERRRTADRAAEVQIRETEAACTELRQQAHKEVETMRFELASLKMQKVRFTAELKSLIEAHQKLLDEKTGAENLAEVATQVQQISADMSRSEQE; encoded by the coding sequence ATGGCGATTACGCCGGTGGATTTGCGCAATGCCACATTCGAGAAGAAGATGCGCGGGTACAGTCCGCTTGATGTGGATGCCCTGATCAACGAGGCCGCCGGTGAGATCGAGCGCTTGATCAATGTGAACAGCGACCTGCAGCGGCAGGTATTGTCGCTGGAGGACAAGCTGGCGACGTTTCAGAACCTGGAGAAGTCGCTGAAAGAGGCGCTGGTGACGGCGCAGCAGGCGGCGGAAGAGCGCAGGCGGACGGCCGACCGCGCGGCGGAAGTGCAGATTCGCGAGACGGAGGCGGCGTGTACGGAATTGAGGCAGCAGGCGCACAAGGAAGTCGAAACCATGCGCTTCGAGCTGGCGTCATTAAAAATGCAGAAGGTGCGGTTCACGGCGGAATTGAAATCGCTGATTGAAGCCCATCAGAAATTGCTCGACGAGAAGACCGGTGCGGAAAATCTGGCTGAGGTGGCAACACAGGTGCAGCAGATCAGCGCCGACATGAGCCGGTCGGAACAGGAATAG
- a CDS encoding TraR/DksA C4-type zinc finger protein, translated as MRKRDLEKFEKQLLARRDELLKDMESFKDMSLSTTTKEATGDHSSYSFHMADQGTDAEEREKAFMLASKTGRLLYHIDEALRRIKDNTFGKCLKCGKQISVARLQAVPHARYCIDCKSREEEEKAARTIPRH; from the coding sequence ATGCGTAAACGCGACCTAGAGAAATTCGAAAAGCAGTTGTTGGCGCGCCGCGACGAGTTGCTGAAGGATATGGAGTCGTTCAAGGACATGTCGCTGTCGACGACGACGAAGGAAGCAACGGGCGATCATTCGAGTTACTCCTTCCACATGGCCGACCAGGGGACTGACGCCGAGGAGCGCGAGAAGGCCTTCATGCTGGCGTCGAAGACGGGGCGGCTGTTGTATCACATCGACGAGGCGCTGCGCCGGATCAAGGACAACACCTTCGGCAAGTGCCTGAAGTGCGGCAAGCAGATCTCAGTCGCGCGGCTGCAAGCGGTGCCGCACGCGCGGTACTGTATCGACTGCAAATCGCGCGAAGAGGAAGAGAAGGCGGCGCGGACGATTCCGCGCCACTAA
- a CDS encoding purine-nucleoside phosphorylase codes for MQLYDKIVEATNFIRTTTKATPEVGIILGTGLGRLGEKIERETAVDYQQIPHFAVSTVEGHAGRLIFGKLKGKSVVAMQGRFHFYEGYNMEQVTFPVRVMKQLGIKVLIVCNAAGGLNPQFRVGEMVLITDHINFQAQNPLIGHNDERLGPRFPDMYNCYDKELVDLAERTAIDLGYRVMRGVYAAVTGPNLETAAEYRMLRAMTADLVGMSTVPEVLVARHQGTRVLGVSIVTDMGLPDDLHPCSHEKILAAANKTEPLMTEMIANVVERMKL; via the coding sequence ATGCAGCTCTACGATAAGATTGTTGAAGCGACGAATTTCATTCGCACCACGACGAAGGCCACGCCGGAGGTCGGAATTATCCTCGGCACCGGTCTGGGGCGGCTGGGCGAAAAGATCGAGCGCGAAACAGCGGTGGATTACCAGCAGATTCCGCATTTTGCGGTGTCGACAGTGGAAGGGCATGCCGGGCGGCTGATCTTTGGGAAGCTGAAGGGCAAGTCGGTGGTGGCGATGCAGGGCCGGTTCCATTTCTACGAAGGCTACAACATGGAGCAGGTGACGTTCCCGGTGCGGGTGATGAAGCAGCTCGGGATCAAGGTGCTGATCGTCTGCAATGCGGCGGGCGGGTTGAATCCGCAGTTTCGCGTCGGCGAAATGGTGCTGATCACCGACCATATCAATTTCCAGGCACAGAATCCGCTGATCGGACATAACGACGAGCGGCTGGGACCGCGGTTTCCCGATATGTACAACTGCTACGATAAGGAGTTGGTCGACCTGGCAGAACGGACGGCAATCGATTTGGGGTATCGAGTGATGCGCGGCGTGTATGCGGCGGTTACGGGGCCGAACCTGGAGACGGCAGCGGAGTACCGGATGCTGCGGGCGATGACGGCCGACCTCGTCGGCATGTCGACGGTACCGGAGGTGCTGGTGGCGCGACATCAAGGCACGAGAGTGCTGGGGGTGTCGATTGTGACGGATATGGGACTGCCGGACGATCTGCATCCGTGCAGCCACGAAAAGATCCTGGCGGCGGCGAACAAGACGGAGCCGCTGATGACGGAGATGATTGCGAACGTGGTCGAAAGGATGAAGCTTTGA
- a CDS encoding RluA family pseudouridine synthase has translation MVSLIQLTIPRLSEPQRLDLYLAQANLGLSRTQIKRLFGEKRITMNGQWVRVSFQVNGGEEIAIDKPDEKRIEFAAEAIALDIVFEDDDLAVVNKPAGLVTHPAPGNETGTLANALLHHFTQLSSGYAKGFPGLVHRLDKNTSGLMVVAKNDEIQRKLAQQLMERTLRREYWALIWGKFREPEGTIDMAIGRSRADRRVMTSGSPKPREAITHYAMIEEFELFSLIRVHLETGRTHQIRTHLKESGHPVFGDPEYGGRENRLTGIEARHRGFATRLLEMAQRQMLHAKRLEFVHPATGKSVDFAVDLPDDFKQVLELVRQYR, from the coding sequence ATTGTGAGCTTAATCCAGTTAACGATTCCGCGGCTGTCTGAGCCGCAACGCCTCGACCTGTATCTGGCGCAGGCGAACCTCGGGCTGTCGCGCACGCAGATCAAGCGGTTGTTCGGCGAGAAGCGGATCACGATGAACGGGCAGTGGGTGCGCGTGTCGTTCCAGGTGAACGGCGGCGAAGAAATCGCGATCGACAAGCCGGACGAAAAGCGGATCGAGTTTGCGGCGGAGGCGATCGCGTTGGATATCGTCTTTGAAGACGACGATCTGGCGGTAGTCAACAAGCCGGCGGGACTGGTGACGCATCCGGCGCCAGGCAACGAAACGGGGACGCTGGCCAATGCGCTGCTGCATCATTTCACGCAGCTTTCAAGCGGGTATGCGAAAGGGTTTCCGGGGCTGGTACACCGGCTGGACAAGAATACGAGCGGGTTGATGGTGGTGGCGAAAAACGACGAGATCCAGCGCAAATTGGCACAGCAGTTGATGGAGCGGACGTTGCGGCGCGAATACTGGGCGCTGATTTGGGGGAAGTTCCGCGAGCCGGAGGGGACGATCGACATGGCAATCGGGCGGTCGCGGGCAGATCGGCGAGTGATGACCTCGGGGAGTCCGAAACCGCGGGAGGCGATCACGCATTATGCGATGATCGAGGAATTCGAGCTGTTCAGTCTGATCCGGGTGCACCTGGAGACCGGACGGACGCATCAGATCCGCACACATTTAAAGGAGTCGGGGCATCCGGTATTTGGAGATCCGGAGTACGGCGGGCGGGAGAATCGGTTGACCGGTATCGAGGCACGACATCGCGGCTTCGCAACGCGGCTGTTGGAGATGGCGCAGCGGCAGATGTTACACGCCAAGCGGCTGGAATTTGTGCACCCGGCGACGGGAAAATCGGTTGACTTCGCCGTGGATTTGCCGGATGATTTTAAGCAAGTGCTCGAGCTTGTGCGTCAGTACCGGTAG
- a CDS encoding isoleucine--tRNA ligase, whose translation MKFDELKTTLSLAKLEEEILKYWDAADTFHAGLRLHKGAPRFTFYEGPPTANGFPGIHHVITRAIKDMVCRYKQMQGYLVERKAGWDTHGLPVEIEVEKQLGLKNKSDVEKYGIAEFNKKCRESVFKYKADWDNLTRRIGYWLDLDKPYITCENYYIESVWWILAQFYKRGLMYKGHKILPYCPRCGTGLSSHEVAQGYEDIKDPSIFVRAELAEEPGTKFLVWTTTPWTLISNVALAVAPEAEYVKVKHGDEKLILAEALVAKVFGGHEVEVLERFKGKTLEHKRYKPFFSYFEKKYDKIYYVTLADFVTLEDGTGIVHMAPAFGADDYSVGVKYGLPVIQAVEPDGTFPAEVTDYAGKFIKDADPIIIKDLEKRGVLYKKEIYEHSYPFCWRCHSPLIYYARRSWYIKTSENKERLLARNAEINWVPAEMGSGRMGEWLANNVDWALSRERYWGTPLNLWVCQSCEKVTAVESVAMLRQLAPNAPAELDLHKPHVDELELKCECGGKLVREPEVIDVWFDSGAMPYAQYHYPFENQETFEAHFPADFISEATDQTRGWFYSLLAISTLLFDKPAYKNVAVIGFVLDKKGKKMSKHLKNTIDPFEVVGKHGADALRWYLLTVSHPSQLTRFDTEGVAETERKFLDTLRNTYAFFAIYANIDDLKERAAKEAGGNLQKFLAQSAGAPTEIDRWLQSRLESVKKTVTEAMDAYDLTRGCRAIEEFVLDELSNWYVRRCRRRYWASGDTPDKFRAYLELYEALVNVCLLAAPTTPFLTERLYRELGDGASVHHQAFPKYDATRIDAALEERMEAAIKLVSLGRAARNTVQIKVRQPLAEMKVKMPAGVAEANVQPLLPVIAEEINVKKVSFLTDTTEVAEYTLLPNFKELGPKVGGALKSVQAELGQLTEAEIKKFLVLKELKVTADGRVFTLTNDEIQVRLAGKNGYAVAADGGYTVALTTEITEELRDEGFARELVNKIQNMRKDADFNVTDTITVTINGTARVAAAAGKHLEYIKQETLATHITFAEPSDGVIREWDINGEPAKLAVKR comes from the coding sequence TTGAAGTTCGACGAATTAAAGACCACTTTGTCTTTGGCCAAGCTCGAAGAAGAGATCCTGAAATACTGGGATGCGGCGGATACATTCCACGCGGGTTTGCGGCTGCATAAGGGCGCGCCGCGGTTCACGTTTTACGAGGGACCGCCGACGGCAAACGGTTTCCCGGGAATTCACCATGTGATCACGCGCGCCATCAAGGACATGGTCTGTCGCTACAAGCAGATGCAGGGCTACCTGGTCGAGCGCAAGGCGGGCTGGGACACGCACGGGCTGCCGGTGGAGATCGAAGTCGAGAAGCAACTCGGCCTGAAGAACAAGAGCGACGTCGAGAAGTACGGCATCGCGGAATTCAACAAGAAGTGCCGTGAGTCGGTGTTCAAATATAAGGCGGATTGGGACAATCTGACGCGGCGGATCGGGTACTGGCTCGATCTGGACAAGCCATACATCACCTGCGAGAATTACTACATCGAGTCGGTGTGGTGGATTCTGGCGCAGTTCTACAAGCGCGGACTGATGTACAAGGGGCACAAGATTCTGCCCTACTGCCCGCGCTGCGGGACGGGACTGTCCTCGCACGAGGTGGCGCAGGGGTACGAAGATATCAAGGATCCATCGATTTTCGTGCGCGCGGAATTGGCCGAAGAGCCGGGGACGAAGTTTCTGGTCTGGACGACGACGCCGTGGACGCTGATTTCGAACGTTGCGCTGGCGGTGGCGCCGGAGGCGGAGTATGTCAAAGTCAAGCACGGCGACGAGAAGCTGATCCTGGCGGAAGCGCTGGTGGCGAAGGTGTTCGGCGGGCACGAAGTGGAAGTGCTGGAGCGGTTCAAGGGCAAGACCCTGGAGCACAAGCGGTACAAACCGTTCTTCAGCTACTTTGAAAAGAAGTACGACAAGATTTACTATGTGACGCTGGCCGATTTCGTGACGCTGGAAGACGGCACCGGGATCGTACACATGGCGCCGGCGTTCGGCGCGGATGACTATTCGGTCGGGGTGAAATACGGGTTGCCGGTGATCCAGGCGGTCGAGCCGGACGGGACATTTCCGGCGGAGGTGACCGACTACGCCGGCAAGTTCATCAAGGACGCCGATCCAATCATCATCAAGGATCTGGAGAAGCGCGGCGTACTGTACAAGAAGGAGATTTACGAACACTCGTATCCCTTCTGCTGGCGTTGCCACTCGCCGCTGATTTACTACGCGCGGCGGTCGTGGTACATCAAGACCTCGGAGAACAAGGAGCGGCTGCTGGCGCGCAACGCGGAAATCAACTGGGTGCCGGCAGAGATGGGCAGCGGGCGAATGGGCGAGTGGCTGGCGAACAACGTCGATTGGGCGCTGTCGCGCGAGCGCTACTGGGGCACGCCGCTGAATTTGTGGGTGTGCCAGTCGTGCGAGAAGGTGACGGCGGTGGAGTCGGTGGCGATGCTGCGGCAACTGGCGCCGAATGCGCCGGCGGAGTTGGATCTGCACAAGCCGCACGTCGACGAACTGGAGCTGAAGTGCGAGTGCGGCGGGAAGCTGGTACGCGAACCGGAGGTGATCGACGTGTGGTTTGACTCCGGCGCGATGCCCTACGCGCAGTATCACTATCCGTTCGAGAACCAGGAGACGTTCGAAGCCCACTTCCCGGCGGACTTCATTTCGGAAGCGACGGATCAGACGCGCGGGTGGTTCTATTCCCTGCTGGCGATCAGCACGTTGCTGTTCGACAAGCCGGCGTACAAGAACGTGGCGGTGATCGGGTTTGTGCTCGACAAGAAGGGGAAAAAGATGTCGAAGCACTTGAAGAACACGATCGATCCGTTCGAGGTGGTCGGCAAACACGGAGCGGACGCGTTGCGGTGGTATTTGCTGACGGTGAGCCACCCGTCGCAGTTGACGCGGTTTGACACCGAGGGCGTAGCGGAGACGGAACGGAAGTTCCTCGACACGCTGCGGAATACGTACGCCTTCTTTGCGATCTACGCGAATATCGATGACCTCAAGGAGCGCGCGGCGAAGGAAGCCGGCGGCAACCTGCAGAAGTTTTTGGCGCAGTCTGCCGGCGCGCCGACGGAGATCGACCGCTGGTTACAGTCGCGGTTAGAGTCGGTCAAGAAGACGGTAACCGAGGCGATGGACGCCTACGATTTGACGCGCGGGTGCCGGGCGATTGAGGAATTTGTGCTCGACGAATTGTCGAACTGGTATGTGCGCCGCTGCCGGCGCCGGTACTGGGCGTCGGGCGATACACCGGACAAGTTCCGCGCTTACCTGGAGCTGTACGAGGCGCTGGTGAATGTCTGCCTGCTGGCGGCGCCGACGACGCCGTTTCTGACAGAGCGGCTGTATCGCGAACTGGGAGACGGAGCCTCCGTTCATCACCAGGCATTTCCGAAATACGATGCGACCCGGATCGACGCGGCGTTGGAAGAGCGGATGGAGGCGGCGATCAAACTGGTGTCACTGGGACGGGCGGCGCGCAATACCGTGCAAATCAAGGTGCGGCAACCGTTGGCGGAGATGAAAGTGAAGATGCCGGCGGGCGTGGCCGAGGCGAACGTGCAACCGCTGTTGCCGGTGATCGCGGAAGAGATCAACGTCAAGAAGGTGAGTTTCCTGACGGATACGACCGAAGTGGCCGAGTACACGCTACTGCCGAACTTCAAGGAGTTGGGACCGAAGGTCGGGGGTGCGCTCAAGAGTGTTCAGGCGGAGTTGGGCCAGCTCACCGAGGCTGAGATCAAGAAGTTTCTGGTCCTGAAGGAACTCAAGGTGACGGCGGACGGGCGGGTCTTCACGCTGACGAACGACGAAATCCAGGTGCGGCTGGCAGGCAAGAACGGGTATGCGGTAGCGGCGGACGGCGGCTACACGGTGGCGCTGACGACGGAGATCACCGAGGAGTTGCGGGACGAGGGGTTTGCCCGCGAGTTGGTGAACAAGATCCAGAATATGCGCAAGGACGCCGATTTCAACGTGACCGACACGATCACGGTGACGATCAACGGGACGGCGCGGGTGGCGGCAGCGGCCGGAAAGCACCTGGAATATATCAAACAAGAAACGCTGGCGACGCATATCACTTTTGCCGAGCCGAGTGACGGCGTTATCCGCGAGTGGGATATCAACGGCGAGCCGGCGAAGCTGGCGGTGAAGCGATAG
- a CDS encoding flavodoxin family protein, translating into MKTKLLIVNGSPRHGSSTEILAAHFESGFRSALPEAEVVNVRLNDLSIIPCQSCAIDPRPLLCIYKDDLYPVLEHLRVADFVLIASPVYFDGVSAQTKLFIDRCNCFRPPRFEKGRAVFDNEGILSSKGAYLLVGGPRQKFAPAERTIGGFFIWCGIAKVGSLTFAHEEDVLGAVARDRATLDEARALGAACARSLSV; encoded by the coding sequence ATGAAGACAAAACTGCTGATCGTTAACGGCTCGCCGCGTCACGGCAGTTCTACCGAAATCCTCGCCGCCCATTTTGAGAGTGGCTTCCGTTCGGCGCTGCCGGAAGCCGAAGTCGTCAACGTCCGCCTCAATGACCTGAGCATCATCCCGTGCCAGTCCTGCGCCATCGACCCGCGCCCGCTCCTGTGCATCTACAAGGATGACCTCTACCCGGTTCTCGAACATCTGCGCGTCGCCGACTTCGTCCTGATTGCCTCGCCCGTCTACTTCGACGGCGTCTCGGCGCAAACCAAGCTCTTCATCGACCGCTGCAATTGTTTTCGCCCGCCCCGCTTCGAGAAGGGTCGCGCCGTCTTCGACAATGAAGGCATCCTCTCGAGCAAAGGCGCCTATCTCCTCGTCGGCGGCCCGAGGCAGAAATTCGCCCCCGCCGAGCGCACCATCGGCGGCTTCTTCATCTGGTGCGGCATCGCCAAGGTCGGCTCGCTGACCTTCGCCCACGAAGAGGATGTTCTCGGCGCCGTCGCCCGCGACCGCGCCACACTCGACGAAGCCCGCGCCCTTGGTGCCGCCTGCGCCCGCTCGCTCTCCGTTTGA